Part of the Listeria innocua genome is shown below.
ACAAATTGACCGTTAAGTAGCTTTTCCCATCCTTATTAGTCAACATAAATAGCGGTAAGTAGAACAAACCATCTTTAAAACTTTGCCATTCTTTCTCTGTATCCCGCTCAGGATCAAAAGCAAAACCGCCAAAGTAAATTGGCCCAGTTGCATCTACTGTTGCATTTGTTACACAAGTGCGCAGTCTTTTTTCAATTTTCTCTTGCAGTCCAAGAAAAGCATCTTTTTTCTTCTCCGCCAAAAATTGTTTCGTTACACCAAAACCGGTCATCGTCAGTGTCATTTCTGGATTTTGCCAGAAAAAACGTTCACCTTTAAAAGCCGTACCAGCTTTTTTAAACAATTTGACTGGAGACACTAATTCATCTAACTCAGTTACCCAGCTAAATAGAGCCGGTTGATCTTGGCTTGCGCTACGTTTCGCTTGATTAAATAAATCAAGAGGCAATTTAGTATTCATATGCTTATCTCTCCTTTTACATTCACATCTTCTATTATACCAAAAATAGAGCTAAACTGCTTGGTTTGCGTTTTTTCTTTCATTTCGTTATTAATTATTGACGTCGTTCAATTAATTCCCTAAAATGAAGGGTAGACATCTGAAACATATGGAAGTGAAAAAGGAGAGAAAAACATGGCTAATGCCTCAAAATCTGCACTTACAAAACAAACTGGATTTCAAAAATGGTGGTCGTTACTTCGCCCTCATACGCTTGTAGCTTCTTTTGTTCCGGTATTTTTAGGAACCTCCGTCGCAATGAGCTATACCAGTTTTCATTTTACACGTTTTATCGTCATGCTAATTGCTTGTTTCTTCATTCAAACATCAGCCAATCTATTCAATGAATATTTTGATTATAAAAAAGGACAAGACGATGAACATTCGGTTGGAAATGGTGGTGCTATCGTTCGTAATGGTATGCGCCCAGGTTTTATATTGTTCCTAGCAATCTTTTTATACATTTTATCGATCCTCGGTGGCGTTTATCTATCCATTGAATTAAATTGGTACGTCGGTTTACTTGGCGCAATTTGTATGCTTGTTGGCTTTCTTTATACAGGCGGACCTTACCCAATTGCTTATACGCCGTTTGGTGAAATTATGGCAGGGTTCTTTATGGGAGGAATTATTACTTTTATTTCTTTCTACATCCAAGCGGAATTTATTAGTTCGTTTATCGTCTACGTTTCCATTCCAATAATGGTACTTGTTGGAAACTTGTTACTAGCCAATAGTATTCGTGATTTAGTTCCTGATAAGAAAAATGGTCGTTTAACTTTAGCTATTTTACTTGGTCGTAAATGGGCAACCGTTCTTTTCGCAGCTGCTTTTCTGTTCAGTTATGTATTTGAAATCGCCCTTATCTTTACCCAAGATGCTCCGTGGTGGACACTATTAATTCTACTTAGTTTGCCAGAAGCCATTCGTGCGGTTCGTCGATTCATTGGAAAAACTTCACCTATCACAATGGTTCCAGCAATGAAATCTACTTCTAAAGCTTTAACTATCTTTGGAATTACACTAGCATTCGCTTATCTTTTAAGCCTATTATCTAGAAACTTATTCATGTAAAAAACTGGTTGTCATTAGGACAACCAGTTTTTTTATTTGGAAGCAATTTGTAATTGTTGTTTATTTTGAACATATTTCGCAAGTTCAATCGACAAATCATATCGTAAAAATGGCGTAATAATATAAATCCCCTGAAAATGCTCACAAATAGCATCAACTAATTCACGCGCAATCGCCATGCCTTCTTCATTTGCGTGACCGTGTTCTTCCGCTTCTCTCATCCGTTCCCGAACCCCATCAGTCAAGCGAATGCCCGGAACTTCATTATGAAGAAATTCTGCATTTCGACTTGAAAGTAATGGCATAACCCCGATAAAAAGCGGCACATCAATATTTGCCTTTTGCAAAGCTTCTTTAAGTAAAACAGCTTTATTTACATCATAAATGGGCTGCGTAATAATATAATCCGCGCCGTATTCTACTTTTCGTTCAATTAATCGAACCGCCTTTTCTAAGTTAAGCACATTGGGGTTAAACGCTGCGCCAACATGAAACCGCGCTTTTTCCTTCAACGATTTTCCTGTATATGAAATACCGTCATTAAACTTTTTAATCAGTTGAACGAGCTCCACCGATCTTAAATCAAACACCGAGGATGCTCCTGGGAAATCACCTACTTTAGTCGGATCACCAGTAATCGCAAGCACATCATGGAGACCTAGCTTATGAAATCCCATCACATGCGAATGCATCCCAACTAAATTATGGTCCCGCGTCGTCAAATGAATCAACGGCTTAATGCCATACTCATGTTTCAAAATGGAAGCCAGCGCCATATTACTAATTCTCGGAGTCGCTAGTGAATTATCCGAAATCGTAATCGCGTCAACTCCAGCCTCATCCAGCGCCTTAGCTCCTTCAAAAAATTTCGATGTATCAAAAGTCCGAGGTGGATCAAGTTCTACTAAAATCGTCAACCGTTCCTTCACCTTATCAAGTAAACGCTCACCAGACTCCTCGTCCTCCACTTCTTCAGGAACAAGCTCCAAAATCGGTCGAACTTCTTTTTCCAAAACGGGCTTAGTGCTCTCTAATCCTTTACGTAAAGCCCGAATATGATCTGGAGTCGTTCCGCAACAGCCACCAATAATTCGTGCACCTTCTTGTCGAAAAACTTCCCCGTAATGCTCAAAATAATCTGTATCTGACTGATAAATGACTTTCCCTTCTTGCACTTCTGGCAGGCTCGCATTGGGATAAACAGCTAAGTATGCCTTATCATAAAGTGGTACTGTTTCAAGAGCACGCGCCATATGATATGGTCCAAGTCGGCAATTGATACCAACCACATCTGCACCGAGCGCAATAAGTTCTTCCAGCGCATCTGGTAATTTTTTCCCGTTTTGCAGGATACCTGGTTCATGCATCGATACATTTGCCACGACAGGTAAATCAGTCGTCTCACGGAGAATTTTCAGCACCGTTTTAAGTTCATCTAAATCATAATATGTCTCAAGCAAAATTGCATCCACACCATCTAACAAAAAACAGTATAACTGCTCCCGAAAACTACGCTTAATTTCTTCTAGAGGAGCCGCCGGAAGTCTTGCATCCACAGCACCATTTATCCCGCCAATCGTGCCAAAGATATACGTCCCAGTCCCTCTCGCCGCTTCCTTTGCTAACCGAATGGCGGCTTGGTTAATTCGCTTCACTTCATCCTCAAGACCATATCGAGCGAGTTTAATATAATTAGCTCCGTAAGTATTAGTTTGAATAATATCCGCACCAGCACCAATATAAGCCTTATGAATCGCTACAATATCTTCCGGATGAGATAAATTCAGTTCTTCAAACGAACGGTCCACCCCGTAGGAATAAAGCAAAGTGCCCATCGCACCATCTGCAATTAATACTTTTTCGCTTAAATCTTTTCTTAAATTCATTTCGCGACACTTCCTTTCTTAATGAACGAAAGTGCTTGTTTTAAATCAGCAATCAAATCATCTGCATCCTCAAGCCCCGCTGAAAAACGTAATAATCCTGGTGTAATTCCTTGCGCCAAACGCTCCTTTTCTGGAACAGCAGCATGAGACATTTTAGCAGGATAAGATAAAATACTCTCAACCGCACCTAAACTCACGGAAAATACCGGTAACTCCAAATGATTTACGAGCTCGCGCACAGCTTCTTCGCTACCAAGATCAAAAGACAAAACAGCTCCACCACTCGTGGCTTGTTCCACTTGAATTTCATAGCCTGCATGGGATGGTAACCCAGGATAATGCACCGCGACTACATCTGGTTCCGCATTTAAAAACAAAGCAATTTTTTCCGCAGTTTCCGTCCCAGCTTTCATCCGAACAGATAGCGTTTTAAGTCCACGAAGCAACAGCCAAGAATCTTGCACCCCAAGAACCCCACCAGTTGAATTTTGCAAAAAGTAAATAGCTTCAGCCAAATCCGGGTTATTAGTAACAATAAGTCCTGCCAAAATATCACTATGACCGCCAAGAAATTTCGTCGCACTGTGGATAACTAAATCTGCTCCAAGCTCTAACGGTTTTTGAATAAGAGGTGTTAAAAAAGTATTATCAACAAACGTATAGCAACCATTCGCTTTCGCAAGTTTAGAAACAGTCCGAATGTCCGTCACATGTAGTAGCGGATTAGATGGCGTTTCCAAGTAAACTAACTTAGTATTCGCTTGAAATGCCTTCGCAACTTCATCAATATTTGTCGTATCAACAAAAGTATGCGTAATCCCAAACCTCGGCAACACTTGCTCAACCAAACGAAAAGTTCCACCATACACATCTTTTGAAATAATAAAATGATCCCCTTTAGATAGTGTGAAAAGTGCCGCAGAAACAGCAGCCATACCACTTGCAAAAGCAAAACCGTTCGTGCCACCTTCTAATTCTGCAATCGCTTGCTCCACTTTTTCCCGCGTTGGATTGCCACTTCTTGCATAATCATAAGTATGGTAATTATCAAAATCATGTTGATGAAATGTAGACGATAAATGAATGGGTGTATTAAGTGCACCTGTTTCTTTATCGATTCCTAAACTAGCTTTAATTACAGCTGTATCTTGCCCATAATCCTTAGCCACGAGCGGTCACCCCTTTCAAAACCGCATCAAGCGCTTTAGATAAATCAGCAATTAAATCTTCACTAGCTTCAATTCCAACCGAAATTCGTAATAATTTATCTGTGAGCCCATAAGAATTTCTAAGTTCCACTGGAATATCGGCATGAGTTTGCGTTGTTGGATAAGTAATCAAACTCTCTACCCCACCTAAACTTTCCGCAAAAGTAAACAACTCAAGCTCTTTTAAAAGTGGAGATACGAGCGCTGCATCCTTAATAAAGAAACTAATCATTCCCCCGCGGCCCGGATAGCGCACTTCCTCCACTAACTCATGCTCCTCCAAAAACGCAGCGATTTTCTCCGCATTTGCCTGATGCTGTCTCACTCGTAAAACAAGCGTCTTCAGACCACGAATCAAAAGCCAACTATCAAATGGCGATAACACAGTACCCGTTGCATTTAGCTGATCAAAAAAGAATTTTCCAAGCCATTCCTCTTTAACAATAACCGCGCCTGCCAGCACATCGTTATGTCCACCAAGATACTTCGTCGCACTATGAATAACAATATCTGCGCCTAAAGTTAATGGTTGCTGCAAAACAGGTGTATAAAATGTATTATCTACAATAACAAGTAAATCATTCGCATGTGCCCACCGAGACACACTAGCAATGTCTGTTTCTTGCATCAATGGATTAGTCGGCGTTTCGATGAAAATTGCTTTTGTTTCCGGGCGAACCAATTTTTCCAAATCATTCACATTCGCCCCGTCCCAATAAGAAAAACCAATCTGATATTGCGCTCCAAACTGTTCAAAATATCTAAAAGTCCCTCCGTACAAATCCTGCGAACTTATAATATGTTCACCCGTTTTAAATAGCTGAAAGACTAATTGAATCGCACTCATCCCAGAACTCGTCGCAAATGCATGCGTGCCATTCTCTAGTTCCGCAAGTGCTTCTTGTAAAGCATCTCGCGTTGGATTTCCCGTTCTAGTATAATCATATCCCGTTGATACCCCAAGATCGGCATGCTGGTAAGCTGTAGAGAAGTAGACTGGCATATTGACAGCACCCGTTCTTTCACACTTTCTATTTCCAATTTGCGCTGCTATCGTCTCTTGTTTCAGCTTTGCCATAATTACCTCTCCTCCATTCCTTTATTTCTCTAATACTTGATATTCCGCACGAACTTCTTTAGTCGCTTTAATCATATCTTGAAGTGCTGCAATTGTTTCAGGCTCTTTCCGCGTTTTCAAACCACAATCCGGGTTAATCCAAAATTGTTTTGCATCAATTGCACGTAACGCACGGCGGATATTATCTTGAATTTCTGAAACAGTTGGAACTCGCGGGCTATGAATATCATAAACACCCAGTCCAATTTCTTTATCATAAGTCACTTCTTCAAATGTCGAAATAATTTCCCCATGACTTCTTGAGGTTTCAATCGAAATCACATCGGCATCCAAAGCACTGATTGTATCAATAATGTCATCAAAGTCCGAGTAACACATATGAGTATGAATTTGCGTATCATTTTGAACCGAAGCAGTTGTTAATTTAAATGAATATACCGCATCATCTAAATATTTTTGCCATCTCGCTTGTTTCAATGGTAAACCTTCACGTAAAGCTGGCTCGTCCACTTGGATAACCTTAATGCCATTACGTTCTAGTGCTTCTACTTCTTTACGAAGCGCGAGACCAACTTGATTCGCAACAACACTTTCCGGCACATCATCACGGACAAAACTCCAATTGATGATTGTTACTGGCGCCGTTAGCATCCCCTTCACTGGGCGCTTCGTTAACGACTGGGCATAGACGCTTTCTTTCACTGTAATTTCCTCTGTAAAAGCAACATCCCCGTAGATAAGTGGTGGACGAACCGCTCTCGAACCATAAGACTGCACCCACCCAAATTTAGTTGCTTGGAAGCCAGCTAATTTTTGTCCAAAATATTCTACCATGTCAGTTCGTTCAAATTCACCGTGAACTAACACATCGATATCTAAATCCTCTTGAATTTTAATCCAGCGAGCAGTTTCTTTTTCAATAAATGCATTATATTCTGCATCGGTGATATTTCCTTTTAACCAATCTGCACGTGTTTTCCGAACTTCTGGTGACTGTGGAAAACTTCCGATAGTCGTTGTTGGAAACAGTGGTAATTTGAGCCATTCATGTTGTAATTTGATTCGTTCTGCAAATGGTAATTCTCGGTCAACCCGAACATTTTCTAAATTAGCAATCGCCGCTTGAACTTCTAAATTATTTCGATGGCTTGATTCATTAAGCGCTTTTACAGCCTCACGAGCTTCATTTAGCTC
Proteins encoded:
- a CDS encoding 1,4-dihydroxy-2-naphthoate polyprenyltransferase: MANASKSALTKQTGFQKWWSLLRPHTLVASFVPVFLGTSVAMSYTSFHFTRFIVMLIACFFIQTSANLFNEYFDYKKGQDDEHSVGNGGAIVRNGMRPGFILFLAIFLYILSILGGVYLSIELNWYVGLLGAICMLVGFLYTGGPYPIAYTPFGEIMAGFFMGGIITFISFYIQAEFISSFIVYVSIPIMVLVGNLLLANSIRDLVPDKKNGRLTLAILLGRKWATVLFAAAFLFSYVFEIALIFTQDAPWWTLLILLSLPEAIRAVRRFIGKTSPITMVPAMKSTSKALTIFGITLAFAYLLSLLSRNLFM
- a CDS encoding bifunctional homocysteine S-methyltransferase/methylenetetrahydrofolate reductase; translation: MNLRKDLSEKVLIADGAMGTLLYSYGVDRSFEELNLSHPEDIVAIHKAYIGAGADIIQTNTYGANYIKLARYGLEDEVKRINQAAIRLAKEAARGTGTYIFGTIGGINGAVDARLPAAPLEEIKRSFREQLYCFLLDGVDAILLETYYDLDELKTVLKILRETTDLPVVANVSMHEPGILQNGKKLPDALEELIALGADVVGINCRLGPYHMARALETVPLYDKAYLAVYPNASLPEVQEGKVIYQSDTDYFEHYGEVFRQEGARIIGGCCGTTPDHIRALRKGLESTKPVLEKEVRPILELVPEEVEDEESGERLLDKVKERLTILVELDPPRTFDTSKFFEGAKALDEAGVDAITISDNSLATPRISNMALASILKHEYGIKPLIHLTTRDHNLVGMHSHVMGFHKLGLHDVLAITGDPTKVGDFPGASSVFDLRSVELVQLIKKFNDGISYTGKSLKEKARFHVGAAFNPNVLNLEKAVRLIERKVEYGADYIITQPIYDVNKAVLLKEALQKANIDVPLFIGVMPLLSSRNAEFLHNEVPGIRLTDGVRERMREAEEHGHANEEGMAIARELVDAICEHFQGIYIITPFLRYDLSIELAKYVQNKQQLQIASK
- the metC gene encoding cystathionine beta-lyase encodes the protein MAKDYGQDTAVIKASLGIDKETGALNTPIHLSSTFHQHDFDNYHTYDYARSGNPTREKVEQAIAELEGGTNGFAFASGMAAVSAALFTLSKGDHFIISKDVYGGTFRLVEQVLPRFGITHTFVDTTNIDEVAKAFQANTKLVYLETPSNPLLHVTDIRTVSKLAKANGCYTFVDNTFLTPLIQKPLELGADLVIHSATKFLGGHSDILAGLIVTNNPDLAEAIYFLQNSTGGVLGVQDSWLLLRGLKTLSVRMKAGTETAEKIALFLNAEPDVVAVHYPGLPSHAGYEIQVEQATSGGAVLSFDLGSEEAVRELVNHLELPVFSVSLGAVESILSYPAKMSHAAVPEKERLAQGITPGLLRFSAGLEDADDLIADLKQALSFIKKGSVAK
- a CDS encoding aminotransferase class I/II-fold pyridoxal phosphate-dependent enzyme; this translates as MAKLKQETIAAQIGNRKCERTGAVNMPVYFSTAYQHADLGVSTGYDYTRTGNPTRDALQEALAELENGTHAFATSSGMSAIQLVFQLFKTGEHIISSQDLYGGTFRYFEQFGAQYQIGFSYWDGANVNDLEKLVRPETKAIFIETPTNPLMQETDIASVSRWAHANDLLVIVDNTFYTPVLQQPLTLGADIVIHSATKYLGGHNDVLAGAVIVKEEWLGKFFFDQLNATGTVLSPFDSWLLIRGLKTLVLRVRQHQANAEKIAAFLEEHELVEEVRYPGRGGMISFFIKDAALVSPLLKELELFTFAESLGGVESLITYPTTQTHADIPVELRNSYGLTDKLLRISVGIEASEDLIADLSKALDAVLKGVTARG
- the metE gene encoding 5-methyltetrahydropteroyltriglutamate--homocysteine S-methyltransferase, giving the protein MVKAISSNLGYPRLGEKREWKRALEKFWNGAISEEELLAETKALRLHALKKQQDKGIDLIPVGDFSFYDQVLDTSVTFGIIPKRFQHDGGKVSLNTYFDIARGKSDAVASEMTKWFNTNYHYIVPELAEADPKVLDNRALYYYEEAKNELGIEGKPVLVGPVTYLKLGKGSDAESFEILLDKFIPAYIEILKELETAGATWVQIDEPYLATSFDKKEIALFEKVYKAFHDAVPNLKIELQTYFESLDYYEEVVNLPVAAVGIDFVHDHGDSIKALKAHGFPQNKYLAAGVIDGRNVWRSDLDAKLALLTDIAHYVAEDKLIVQPSNSLLHVPVTKLSEPDLDEVILGGLSFADQKLDEIAILTKALTEGEESVAAELNEAREAVKALNESSHRNNLEVQAAIANLENVRVDRELPFAERIKLQHEWLKLPLFPTTTIGSFPQSPEVRKTRADWLKGNITDAEYNAFIEKETARWIKIQEDLDIDVLVHGEFERTDMVEYFGQKLAGFQATKFGWVQSYGSRAVRPPLIYGDVAFTEEITVKESVYAQSLTKRPVKGMLTAPVTIINWSFVRDDVPESVVANQVGLALRKEVEALERNGIKVIQVDEPALREGLPLKQARWQKYLDDAVYSFKLTTASVQNDTQIHTHMCYSDFDDIIDTISALDADVISIETSRSHGEIISTFEEVTYDKEIGLGVYDIHSPRVPTVSEIQDNIRRALRAIDAKQFWINPDCGLKTRKEPETIAALQDMIKATKEVRAEYQVLEK